A stretch of DNA from Candidatus Flexicrinis affinis:
CGTCGATGAGCGGGGGGTAGGGGCAGCGCTTTTCCTGCATCGCTTGCCCTCGCCCCGGACACGGCACCGCCGTGTCCCTACCGACGACACGAGTTCTTGCCCTCATCACTCAGCACTTGGCACACATCACTGCCCTCGGAGCGCCGTGCGTTTCAACGCATGGCGACCTACGACAACCGCTCCGCCACCAGCTCGGCGATGTCCTTGACCACCGGCCCGTCGGGGATCTCCGACTTGGCCGATTCAAACATCTGCGCGCAGAACGGGCATCCCACGGCCACGACCTCCGCGCCGGTGGCCTGCGCCTCCTTGTAGCGCGTCACGCTGACCGATGCCGTCCCGTGCTCCTCTTCCTTCCAGAACTGCGCGCCGCCGGCCCCGCAGCAGAAGCTGTTCATGCCGTGGCGCGGCATCTCGCGCTGTTTGATGCCAACCGCGGTCAGCACGTCGCGCGGCGCCTCGACGATGTCGTTGTGCCGGCCCAGATAGCACGGATCGTGGAACGTCACGTTGGGCGCTTTGGTCGCGTTCTTTGCGCTCGCCGGCAGCTTGCCCTTGGCGATCAGCTCGTCCAGCAGCTCGGTGTGATGCACGACCTCGTAGTCGCCGCCGAACTGGTGATACTCCTTGCCGATGTTGTGGTAGCAGTGCGGGCAGGTCACGACGATGCGCGGCGGCTTGACCTCATTGAGCGTCTCGACGTTTGCCGAGGCCATTTCCTGATACAGCGCCTCGTTGCCGGCGCGGCGGGCAGCGTCGCCGGTGCAGGTCTCCGCCTCGCCCAGCACGGCGAAGTTGACGCCGGCCTTGTTCAGCACTTTCACCAGCGCACGGGCGGTCAACTGCGCGCGCGGATCGTAGCTGACGGCGCAGCCCGTCCAGTACAGGATGTCGAAGTCGGGGTTTTCGTCCACGGCCGGCACGGGGAATTCCAGCCCCTTGGCCCACGCGAAGCGGCTCTCGGTGCTGCCCCACGGATTGCCGCGCCGCTCCATGCCCTGAAACGCTGCGGTCAGCTCGGACGGGAACTCGCTCTCCATCAGCACGCGGTCCTGCCGGATGCCGAGGATGTCGTGCATCGGCTCGTTGCCGACCGGGCAGATGTCGACGCACGCGCCGCACGCCGTACACGCCCACACCGCCGACTCGCTGATGGCGAATCCGACCAATGTCGGGGCGTCTCCACCGGCGGCCAGCGCGCTCTGATCGTCCTTGATCAGGAAGCGCTTGTTGACCTCCAGCGCCGAGGGCGACAGCTCTTTGCCGGTGACGTACGCCGGGCACACGTCCTGACAGCGGTTGCACTGAATGCACGCGTAGGCGTCGAAGATGGCCGTCTTGGGCAGGTCGGTTAGCGTCTTGACGCCGAACTGCTCGGCGTCCTCGTCCTCGAGGTCGAGCTTGCGCATCTCGCCGAGGCTGGTGCGTTCGGGCTTGGTCAGGTAATTCAGCGGCGCCATGAACAGGTGCGCGTGCTTGGTATAGGGGAAGTACGGCAGGAACACCAGGATTCCGCCGAGCGCGAGCCACCACATCAGGTGGCGCATGAGGGTCAGGCCGTCACCCTGCAGCCCGCCGAAGATCACCGAAACGGCCGAGGCGAACGGCATGAACGGGTCGAACGCGCCGTGCTGC
This window harbors:
- a CDS encoding 4Fe-4S dicluster domain-containing protein; protein product: MLTPFEQMLFILLALLAVGATYIGFLEMWQVINRGEGSLSLNNLVRRASNALWIYLSQRTTLKTRRLTSIMHAAVVWGFTFYFLVNAVDALWGFIPGFEDWLKSTGLLYDGFRLLADVLSVAVLVGVAYLVVRRFILPDRRELKFRDNVLLHPKVKAGGVTRDSMIVAGFILLHVGARFLGEAVVVQQHGAFDPFMPFASAVSVIFGGLQGDGLTLMRHLMWWLALGGILVFLPYFPYTKHAHLFMAPLNYLTKPERTSLGEMRKLDLEDEDAEQFGVKTLTDLPKTAIFDAYACIQCNRCQDVCPAYVTGKELSPSALEVNKRFLIKDDQSALAAGGDAPTLVGFAISESAVWACTACGACVDICPVGNEPMHDILGIRQDRVLMESEFPSELTAAFQGMERRGNPWGSTESRFAWAKGLEFPVPAVDENPDFDILYWTGCAVSYDPRAQLTARALVKVLNKAGVNFAVLGEAETCTGDAARRAGNEALYQEMASANVETLNEVKPPRIVVTCPHCYHNIGKEYHQFGGDYEVVHHTELLDELIAKGKLPASAKNATKAPNVTFHDPCYLGRHNDIVEAPRDVLTAVGIKQREMPRHGMNSFCCGAGGAQFWKEEEHGTASVSVTRYKEAQATGAEVVAVGCPFCAQMFESAKSEIPDGPVVKDIAELVAERLS